The Clostridium sporogenes genome contains a region encoding:
- a CDS encoding ABC transporter ATP-binding protein: protein MLDKVMAYAGPHKKGMFWSTILLLVSVMMGVVPFILAYEVIAPLIEGHPITMSYVAWRVVGVLVCLVLQAVLYARGLAISHRAAYSTLMRLRISLQEKLEKLPMGVIEEKGTGTLKKLFVDDVDSLELLIAHTLPEGIANLMIPVVVYIMMFINDWKLAFLSLASVPISFAAMMIMYSIGMKEMGGYYQAGQVMNNTIIEYINGMEVVKVFNREGESYAKFKGDVLNYRDLTLKWFKACWPWMALYSSLLPCTIILTLPLGSFFVLKGYSTLPNLILVLCLSISIGIPLLKALSFMPALPQLNYKITALEQVLSSEALKETNAAFNGKDYTVDFDKVSFSYGEQEVIHNVSFTAKEGEMTALVGESGSGKSTLAKLLVHYYELNNGSISIGGQNICEMSLEALNDKIAYVAQDQYLFNISIMENIRLGRQGATDEEVMEAAKKAQCMEFIERLPKGFYTSVGDSGNQLSGGQRQRITLARAILKNAPIVILDEATAFADPENEEKIEQAITELVKDKTLLVIAHRLSSIKDAQQICIMDNGSIAFKGTHSELLESSPIYKKLWNAGENSARWQLKEKKEGI, encoded by the coding sequence ATGCTTGACAAGGTGATGGCATATGCAGGGCCACATAAAAAAGGAATGTTTTGGTCTACAATACTTTTATTAGTCAGTGTTATGATGGGCGTTGTACCTTTTATTTTAGCATATGAAGTTATTGCACCATTAATTGAAGGACACCCTATTACTATGTCCTATGTGGCATGGCGAGTTGTAGGTGTTCTTGTATGTTTAGTTTTACAAGCAGTTTTGTATGCAAGAGGATTAGCTATTTCTCATAGGGCCGCATATAGTACACTTATGCGTCTTAGAATTTCTCTTCAAGAAAAATTAGAAAAATTACCAATGGGAGTGATTGAAGAGAAAGGGACAGGAACATTAAAAAAGCTCTTTGTAGACGATGTGGACAGCTTGGAACTTTTGATTGCACATACTTTACCTGAAGGTATTGCTAATTTAATGATTCCAGTAGTTGTTTATATTATGATGTTTATAAATGATTGGAAATTGGCATTTTTGTCTTTAGCATCGGTGCCAATTAGTTTTGCAGCTATGATGATTATGTATTCTATAGGAATGAAAGAAATGGGAGGATACTATCAGGCTGGACAAGTGATGAACAACACTATTATTGAGTATATAAATGGAATGGAAGTTGTTAAGGTATTTAATAGAGAAGGAGAGTCTTATGCTAAGTTTAAAGGGGATGTTTTAAATTACAGAGATTTAACTTTAAAATGGTTTAAGGCATGCTGGCCATGGATGGCTTTGTATAGTAGTTTATTGCCTTGTACAATTATATTAACATTGCCTTTAGGTTCTTTTTTTGTACTTAAGGGATATTCAACCCTTCCAAATTTAATTTTGGTTTTATGCTTATCAATTAGTATTGGGATTCCGCTTTTAAAAGCTTTAAGCTTTATGCCTGCACTTCCTCAACTAAACTATAAAATTACTGCATTAGAGCAAGTTTTAAGTTCAGAGGCACTAAAAGAAACTAATGCAGCTTTTAATGGCAAAGATTATACTGTAGATTTTGATAAGGTTTCTTTTTCTTATGGAGAGCAAGAAGTTATTCATAATGTTAGTTTTACAGCAAAGGAAGGTGAAATGACAGCATTGGTAGGAGAGTCTGGTTCTGGTAAGAGTACACTTGCCAAACTTTTAGTTCATTATTATGAACTTAATAATGGCAGTATTTCTATTGGTGGTCAAAATATTTGTGAAATGAGCTTAGAGGCTTTGAATGATAAAATAGCCTATGTTGCTCAGGATCAGTATTTGTTTAATATTAGTATTATGGAAAATATACGTTTAGGCAGACAAGGTGCCACAGATGAAGAAGTTATGGAGGCTGCAAAGAAGGCTCAATGTATGGAGTTTATAGAGCGATTACCAAAGGGTTTTTATACTTCAGTTGGAGACAGTGGAAATCAACTTTCAGGAGGGCAAAGGCAACGTATTACTCTTGCTAGGGCAATATTAAAAAATGCTCCTATAGTTATTTTAGACGAAGCCACTGCTTTTGCAGATCCTGAAAATGAGGAAAAAATAGAACAAGCTATTACAGAACTTGTAAAAGACAAGACATTATTGGTTATTGCACATAGGCTATCATCTATTAAGGATGCCCAGCAAATTTGTATTATGGATAATGGCTCTATAGCTTTTAAGGGAACTCACAGTGAACTTTTAGAAAGCAGTCCAATTTATAAAAAACTTTGGAATGCAGGTGAGAATAGTGCTCGATGGCAACTAAAGGAAAAAAAGGAGGGTATTTAA